One stretch of Deltaproteobacteria bacterium DNA includes these proteins:
- a CDS encoding phosphomethylpyrimidine synthase ThiC, whose amino-acid sequence MTTKTRTQLEAARANVVTPEMERVATRECVTPEVVRAEVARGRLVIPANFRHLAGSGGRAPIAAPAGAAAAPVGHPGAEPRGAYWVNQTVAQRRALIDDPAVLRGSYAPKRLDPTGIGRMITTKINANIGASPVASGTAAEVEKLHWAQQFGADTLMDLSTGGNLAECRQAIV is encoded by the coding sequence ATGACCACGAAGACACGAACCCAGCTGGAAGCAGCGCGCGCGAACGTCGTCACGCCGGAGATGGAACGCGTGGCGACGCGCGAATGCGTCACCCCCGAGGTCGTGCGCGCCGAGGTCGCGCGCGGGCGGCTCGTCATCCCCGCGAATTTCCGCCACCTCGCCGGCAGCGGCGGACGCGCCCCGATCGCGGCTCCCGCCGGCGCCGCCGCCGCACCGGTCGGCCATCCCGGCGCCGAGCCGCGGGGCGCGTACTGGGTCAACCAGACGGTCGCGCAGCGGCGCGCGCTGATCGACGACCCCGCCGTCCTGCGCGGATCGTACGCGCCCAAGCGCCTCGACCCGACCGGCATCGGCCGCATGATCACCACCAAGATCAACGCCAACATCGGCGCGTCGCCGGTCGCGAGCGGCACCGCCGCCGAGGTCGAGAAGCTGCACTGGGCGCAGCAGTTCGGCGCCGACACGCTGATGGACCTCTCGACCGGCGGCAACCTCGCCGAGTGCCGCCAGGCGATCGTCG
- a CDS encoding acyl-CoA dehydrogenase family protein has translation MDLHLAPTHLEFRDQLRAWLADNMRRPWREELRDPATTEDGLMEFRRAWQKKLYEAGYLGMDWPREWGGRGAGEVEKSIFEEEMARAGAPPILNTLGIGLLGPALIHHGSEEQRRRFIPPMLSGDEIWCQGFSEPGSGSDLASLRTSARLDGDHFVLNGQKIWTTFGPWADWIFVLARTDSKDRYGGISFILCKLDTPGVTVRPLRQITGESEFGEVFFEDARVPRAQLVGQIGEGWRIAMTVLAYERGAMSLAASVRYGRDLDCLAAACKEYGRTDAAVREKLARLLVENEVMRANGIRTLASFAEGKTPGPESSIEKIYWSEFDKRFRDAALDILGPGGQLLRTSPDARPDVDWAREFLWSRAGTIYSGSSEIQRNIIAKRVLNLPQDAR, from the coding sequence ATGGACCTGCACCTGGCGCCGACACACCTCGAGTTCCGCGACCAACTGCGCGCGTGGCTCGCCGACAACATGCGGCGCCCCTGGCGCGAGGAGTTGCGCGACCCCGCCACGACCGAAGATGGTCTCATGGAGTTCCGGCGCGCCTGGCAGAAGAAGCTCTACGAAGCCGGCTATCTCGGGATGGACTGGCCGCGCGAGTGGGGAGGGCGCGGCGCCGGCGAGGTCGAGAAGTCCATCTTCGAGGAGGAGATGGCGCGCGCGGGCGCGCCGCCCATCCTCAATACGCTCGGGATCGGGTTGCTCGGTCCGGCGCTCATCCACCACGGCAGCGAGGAGCAGCGCCGCCGCTTCATTCCGCCGATGCTCTCCGGCGACGAGATCTGGTGTCAGGGCTTCAGCGAGCCCGGATCCGGCAGCGATCTCGCCTCGCTGCGCACGAGCGCGCGGCTCGACGGGGACCACTTCGTCCTGAACGGCCAGAAGATCTGGACGACCTTCGGTCCGTGGGCCGACTGGATCTTCGTGCTCGCCCGTACCGACTCGAAGGACCGCTACGGCGGCATCTCGTTCATCCTCTGCAAGCTCGACACGCCGGGTGTGACGGTGCGGCCGCTGCGGCAGATCACCGGCGAGAGCGAGTTCGGCGAGGTCTTCTTCGAGGATGCGCGCGTGCCGCGCGCACAGCTCGTCGGGCAGATCGGCGAGGGGTGGCGGATCGCCATGACGGTGCTCGCGTACGAGCGCGGCGCCATGTCGCTGGCGGCGTCGGTGCGCTACGGCCGCGACCTCGATTGTCTCGCGGCGGCCTGCAAGGAGTACGGCCGCACCGACGCCGCGGTGCGTGAGAAGCTCGCGCGGCTCCTCGTCGAGAACGAGGTGATGCGCGCGAACGGCATCCGCACGCTCGCGTCCTTCGCCGAGGGCAAGACGCCGGGGCCCGAGTCGTCGATCGAGAAGATCTACTGGAGCGAGTTCGACAAGCGCTTCCGCGACGCCGCGCTCGATATCCTGGGCCCGGGCGGACAGCTGCTGCGCACGAGCCCCGACGCGCGGCCCGACGTCGACTGGGCGCGCGAGTTCCTCTGGTCTCGCGCGGGGACGATCTACTCCGGCTCCTCGGAGATCCAACGCAACATCATCGCCAAGCGGGTGCTGAACCTGCCGCAGGACGCACGATGA
- a CDS encoding MATE family efflux transporter → MSERAHPTRLLDVAPLAAVARLAAPTTVVMAVSAVSNVVYTYFVSRLGVDAIGAVSLVFPVSLLAVTAMGGGIGAGATSAIARALGAGERHEAAALAGQALVLAVALGLGFGVAAWLGVGTLFGLMGASGAVHEGATAFARVLFGGVAITFFGMMLDGVMRAEGNVRTPATWATTSLVAQMAVTPLFMFRFGWGLIGGALAMLACQASAIVPRLFWVFGGRGAVRPALRSAHAGLDPVREIVRVGVPAALSTSVNNVGLMVLTGVVARLGAPDLAAYGLGTRLDFVLMSLAYGVGAAVLTLVGLAAGATREDRIQEFVGHGVVIVVLLLAVPGLVVWWRPALWLAMFSDDPGVLAVGSSYFRMIAPTYPFVGVSMVVAFAFQGLGRAALPLVVSIARIAAVLIAAIVSVRLGFDEHAVFLCIALGNVAGAIALGAIFVATCRARVPTAR, encoded by the coding sequence GTGAGCGAGCGCGCGCACCCGACCCGGCTCCTCGACGTCGCGCCGCTCGCGGCGGTGGCGCGCCTCGCCGCGCCGACGACGGTCGTGATGGCGGTCTCCGCGGTCTCGAACGTCGTCTACACGTACTTCGTGAGCCGCCTCGGTGTGGACGCGATCGGCGCCGTGTCGCTCGTGTTCCCCGTCTCGCTCCTCGCCGTCACCGCGATGGGCGGCGGCATCGGCGCTGGTGCGACGTCCGCCATCGCGCGCGCGCTCGGCGCCGGCGAGCGCCATGAGGCCGCGGCGCTCGCCGGGCAGGCGCTCGTCCTCGCGGTGGCGCTCGGTCTCGGGTTCGGCGTCGCCGCCTGGCTCGGCGTGGGAACGCTCTTCGGCCTCATGGGCGCGTCCGGCGCGGTGCACGAAGGCGCGACGGCCTTTGCCCGCGTGCTCTTCGGCGGCGTCGCCATCACGTTCTTCGGCATGATGCTCGACGGCGTCATGCGCGCCGAGGGCAACGTGCGGACGCCCGCGACGTGGGCGACCACGTCGCTCGTGGCGCAGATGGCCGTCACCCCGCTCTTCATGTTCCGCTTCGGCTGGGGCTTGATCGGCGGCGCGCTCGCGATGCTCGCGTGTCAGGCAAGCGCGATCGTGCCGCGGCTCTTCTGGGTGTTCGGAGGGCGCGGCGCGGTGCGTCCCGCGCTCCGGTCCGCGCACGCGGGGCTCGACCCGGTGCGCGAGATCGTGCGGGTCGGCGTTCCGGCGGCGCTTTCGACCTCCGTGAACAACGTCGGCCTGATGGTGCTGACAGGGGTCGTCGCGCGCCTCGGCGCGCCCGACCTCGCGGCGTACGGCCTCGGGACGCGGCTCGACTTCGTGCTCATGTCGCTCGCCTACGGCGTCGGCGCGGCGGTGCTCACCCTGGTCGGCCTCGCGGCGGGCGCGACCCGCGAGGACCGCATCCAGGAGTTCGTGGGTCACGGCGTCGTGATCGTCGTCCTGCTCCTCGCCGTGCCGGGTCTCGTCGTCTGGTGGCGGCCGGCGCTCTGGCTCGCCATGTTCAGCGACGACCCCGGCGTGCTCGCGGTCGGGAGCTCGTACTTCCGGATGATTGCGCCGACCTATCCCTTCGTCGGCGTCAGCATGGTGGTCGCGTTCGCGTTCCAGGGCCTCGGCCGGGCGGCGCTTCCGCTCGTGGTGTCGATCGCGCGCATCGCCGCCGTGCTGATCGCGGCGATCGTCTCCGTCCGCCTCGGGTTCGACGAGCACGCCGTCTTCCTCTGCATCGCGCTCGGCAACGTCGCGGGCGCGATCGCGCTCGGCGCGATCTTCGTGGCCACCTGCCGCGCCCGCGTCCCTACCGCGCGCTGA
- a CDS encoding TetR/AcrR family transcriptional regulator — MTGTNEKPPRHRPGTAVLPKGRIRMEAILDAATTLLIDDGYAHLSTRKIAARAGIRPGHLQYYYPTKQDVVRGLLERYLERASLAFEREAATAPDAEGRVDLFLDAVLRDQREGDRARFFWELWALAARDGAIADAMHAFYRTYWRRLVDALLGANPALGRPRAERRAALLIATLEGLTLFRSRGASRELPLPFLERELRELACALASDAG, encoded by the coding sequence ATGACCGGAACCAACGAGAAGCCGCCGCGACACCGCCCCGGCACCGCCGTCCTCCCGAAGGGACGCATCCGCATGGAGGCGATCCTCGATGCGGCGACGACCCTCCTGATCGACGACGGCTACGCGCACCTCTCGACCCGCAAGATCGCCGCACGGGCCGGCATCCGTCCCGGGCACCTCCAGTACTACTACCCGACCAAGCAGGACGTCGTGCGCGGGCTCCTCGAGCGCTATCTCGAGCGCGCGAGCCTCGCCTTCGAACGGGAAGCCGCGACGGCGCCGGACGCCGAGGGACGCGTCGATCTCTTCCTCGACGCGGTCCTCCGCGACCAGCGCGAAGGTGACCGGGCGCGCTTCTTCTGGGAGCTCTGGGCCCTCGCGGCGCGCGACGGCGCGATCGCCGACGCGATGCACGCCTTCTACCGAACCTACTGGCGGCGGCTCGTCGACGCGCTCCTCGGCGCCAACCCCGCGCTCGGGCGGCCGCGGGCCGAGCGGCGCGCCGCCCTCTTGATCGCGACGCTCGAAGGCCTCACCCTCTTCCGGAGCCGGGGAGCGAGCCGCGAGCTGCCGCTGCCCTTCCTCGAACGCGAGCTCCGCGAACTCGCGTGCGCCCTCGCCTCCGACGCCGGCTGA
- the rmuC gene encoding DNA recombination protein RmuC — translation MEHALLGVVAGVVVGAVAGWLGARLRAARELRAEVARGTGLDAVLAERSARVERLESQLTRSAEDLTAAHAREARLAADLANERTASAGKVALLAQAEASLREAFQSLSAEALRHNNESFVTLARATLGELQQAATGELESRRIAVDELVRPIRESLHQVDQQLKAVEKERQGAYHTLTEQVRSLGDTQRQLHGETLNLVKALRAPTTRGRWGELQLRRVVELSGMLPHCDFQEQATLVSEDGRARPDLIVHLPGGRHVVVDAKAPLDAYLDAVEATDDARRDARLKDHARQVRDHVTKLGAKAYWSQLATAPDFVVMFLPGEPFFNAAVEHDPSLFEHAAARRVVLASPTNLIALLYAVAHGWQQQRIADGALQIWELGQTLYDRLRVFAGHFESLRRALDGATDAYNAAVGSLETRVLPPARRFRELGTSTCGELPDLEPVGRRTRRLQAPDAATDLATETFAVAEPTVSSPKH, via the coding sequence ATGGAGCACGCGCTGCTGGGAGTGGTCGCCGGGGTGGTCGTGGGCGCCGTCGCGGGGTGGCTCGGGGCCCGACTGCGCGCCGCCCGCGAGCTGCGTGCCGAGGTCGCCCGCGGCACCGGGCTCGACGCGGTGCTCGCGGAGCGTTCCGCCCGCGTCGAACGGCTCGAGTCCCAGCTGACGCGCAGCGCAGAGGATCTCACCGCCGCGCACGCCCGGGAAGCGCGGCTCGCCGCCGACCTCGCCAACGAGCGCACGGCGAGCGCCGGGAAGGTCGCGCTTCTCGCCCAGGCGGAGGCGAGCCTCCGCGAGGCGTTCCAGTCGCTCTCGGCCGAGGCGCTCCGGCACAACAACGAATCGTTCGTGACGCTCGCGCGCGCGACGCTCGGCGAGCTGCAGCAGGCGGCGACCGGCGAGCTCGAGAGCCGGCGCATCGCCGTCGACGAGCTCGTGCGCCCGATCCGGGAATCGCTGCACCAGGTCGATCAGCAGCTGAAGGCCGTCGAGAAGGAGCGCCAGGGCGCCTACCACACGCTCACCGAGCAGGTGCGTTCGCTCGGCGACACCCAACGCCAGCTGCACGGCGAGACGCTGAACCTCGTGAAGGCGCTGCGCGCCCCGACCACCCGCGGCCGCTGGGGCGAGCTGCAACTACGCCGCGTCGTCGAGCTCTCCGGGATGCTCCCGCACTGCGACTTCCAGGAACAGGCCACGCTCGTCTCCGAGGACGGCCGGGCGCGTCCCGACCTGATCGTGCACCTGCCGGGCGGCCGCCACGTCGTCGTCGATGCGAAGGCTCCGCTCGACGCCTACCTCGATGCCGTCGAAGCCACCGACGATGCCCGGCGCGACGCCCGCCTGAAGGACCACGCGCGGCAGGTGCGCGACCACGTCACCAAGCTCGGCGCCAAGGCCTACTGGTCGCAGCTCGCGACCGCGCCCGATTTCGTCGTCATGTTCCTGCCCGGCGAGCCGTTCTTCAACGCGGCCGTAGAGCACGACCCGTCGCTCTTCGAGCACGCGGCCGCCCGACGGGTCGTCTTGGCGAGCCCGACGAACCTGATCGCGCTCCTGTACGCCGTCGCTCATGGCTGGCAGCAGCAGCGCATCGCCGACGGAGCCCTGCAGATCTGGGAGCTCGGCCAGACCCTCTACGACCGCCTGCGGGTGTTCGCCGGCCACTTCGAAAGCCTGCGCCGGGCCCTCGACGGCGCGACCGACGCCTACAACGCCGCCGTCGGCTCCCTCGAGACCCGCGTCCTTCCGCCGGCACGCCGGTTCCGCGAGCTCGGCACCTCGACGTGCGGCGAGCTTCCCGACCTGGAGCCGGTCGGCCGGCGGACGCGCCGGCTGCAGGCGCCGGACGCCGCGACCGACCTCGCGACCGAGACGTTCGCGGTCGCCGAGCCCACGGTGTCGTCGCCGAAGCACTGA
- a CDS encoding glycosyltransferase family 39 protein produces the protein MREILGLASLALTAVAVTAAVARVRRDDDAPLRSALLEASILLGVLLVVGVELTSAATRLATAPVAAFWAGVALSATIVAARAPGRTVRPDAARWPAAAARDYAAATQRRVLLALVAVFVALTAVTAMATPPNNWDAMTYHMPRVAHWLANGSLHHYPTARTQQLFMPPLNAYAIATLQVLAASDAWANLVQWVAYVGGAAIASLVVRRLHGGPTAELAAALAFLTLPMAIAQAATAQADLLTAYWLLALLALIVGPETRRTPLWAGATVGLGLLTKPSFALYAIPFVLALLARHVRARAAGSRLRSAAAAAIALVAIPLALQAPHAFRNEETFGAPWGGGNEVARMQNEFLGPRSWLSNLARATAVHVPLPGYAEGLIHVHRWLGIDPDDPRTTHLHDLSFTQVAAQWFRPLIPSENSVGNPAHFLTAIVLLLAALIRPGGWSPRAATALAIAVLGVAGWALFSLPFKWQAWTSRFDLPLFAALCVPFGLAMGRTTTRAASLVIASWVLGALPALTLAVHRPLIGMDAVARMPAAQTALAALGGERAQEAVERHTAHARSVLGASNTEVLFRSNRGVSAAYLAAVDAVRASGCTNVGLELDRDDWEYPFWRLLGETAGAGAYRIQSVGVTNETARLAPEGLEPCIVVSAVEPSAFRDRGEWEATRLSNGRLFTIYRKRGAS, from the coding sequence ATGCGGGAGATCCTCGGACTCGCCTCGCTGGCGCTCACCGCCGTCGCCGTCACGGCCGCCGTCGCGCGCGTTCGGCGCGACGACGACGCCCCGTTGCGATCGGCGCTCCTCGAGGCGTCGATCCTGCTCGGCGTGCTGCTCGTGGTCGGCGTCGAGCTCACGAGCGCCGCGACGCGGCTCGCGACCGCTCCCGTCGCCGCGTTCTGGGCCGGCGTCGCGCTGAGCGCGACGATCGTCGCCGCGCGCGCGCCCGGCAGGACGGTCCGCCCGGACGCGGCGCGCTGGCCGGCCGCCGCGGCGCGCGACTACGCGGCCGCGACGCAGCGTCGTGTCCTGCTCGCGCTCGTCGCCGTGTTCGTCGCCCTCACCGCCGTGACCGCCATGGCGACCCCGCCGAACAACTGGGACGCGATGACGTACCACATGCCGCGCGTCGCCCACTGGCTCGCGAACGGCTCGCTCCACCACTACCCGACCGCACGCACCCAACAGCTCTTCATGCCGCCGCTGAACGCCTACGCGATCGCGACGCTGCAGGTGCTGGCCGCAAGCGATGCGTGGGCGAACCTCGTCCAGTGGGTCGCCTACGTCGGGGGCGCGGCGATCGCTTCCCTGGTGGTCCGCCGCCTCCACGGCGGCCCGACCGCGGAGCTCGCCGCCGCCCTCGCGTTCCTGACGCTGCCGATGGCGATCGCGCAGGCGGCCACGGCGCAGGCCGACCTGCTGACCGCGTACTGGCTGCTCGCGCTGCTGGCGTTGATCGTCGGCCCCGAGACCCGCCGCACGCCCCTCTGGGCGGGGGCCACCGTGGGACTCGGCCTGCTCACGAAGCCGAGCTTCGCGCTCTATGCGATCCCCTTCGTCCTCGCGCTCCTCGCCCGCCACGTCCGCGCCCGCGCCGCCGGCTCGCGGCTGCGGTCCGCCGCCGCGGCCGCGATCGCGCTCGTCGCGATCCCGCTCGCCCTCCAGGCGCCGCACGCGTTCCGCAACGAGGAGACCTTCGGCGCGCCGTGGGGCGGCGGGAACGAGGTGGCGCGGATGCAGAACGAGTTCCTCGGACCCCGCTCGTGGCTCTCGAACCTGGCGCGGGCGACCGCGGTCCACGTGCCGTTGCCGGGATACGCCGAGGGGCTGATCCACGTCCACCGCTGGCTCGGCATCGACCCCGACGACCCGCGCACGACGCATCTCCACGACCTCTCCTTCACGCAGGTCGCGGCGCAGTGGTTCCGGCCCCTCATCCCGAGCGAAAACTCGGTCGGCAACCCGGCGCACTTCCTGACCGCGATCGTGCTGCTGCTCGCGGCCTTGATACGGCCCGGAGGCTGGAGTCCGCGCGCCGCGACGGCGCTCGCGATCGCCGTGCTCGGCGTCGCCGGCTGGGCGTTGTTCAGCCTGCCCTTCAAGTGGCAGGCATGGACCTCGCGCTTCGACCTCCCGCTGTTCGCCGCGCTCTGCGTTCCCTTCGGGCTGGCCATGGGACGGACCACCACGCGCGCCGCGAGCCTGGTGATCGCGAGCTGGGTGCTCGGCGCGCTGCCGGCGCTCACGCTCGCCGTCCATCGGCCGCTCATCGGCATGGACGCGGTCGCGCGCATGCCGGCGGCGCAGACCGCGCTCGCCGCGCTCGGCGGCGAGCGCGCGCAGGAGGCCGTCGAGCGCCACACGGCGCACGCCCGGAGCGTGCTCGGCGCCTCGAACACCGAGGTGTTGTTCCGTAGCAACCGCGGTGTCTCCGCCGCCTATCTCGCCGCCGTCGACGCGGTACGCGCCTCCGGGTGCACGAACGTCGGCCTCGAGCTCGACCGCGACGACTGGGAGTATCCCTTCTGGCGGCTGCTCGGCGAGACCGCCGGGGCGGGTGCGTATCGGATCCAGAGCGTCGGCGTCACCAACGAGACGGCGCGCCTCGCGCCCGAGGGTCTCGAGCCCTGCATCGTCGTCAGCGCGGTCGAGCCCTCGGCGTTTCGCGACCGCGGCGAGTGGGAAGCGACCCGCCTCTCCAACGGCCGCCTGTTCACGATCTACCGCAAGCGCGGCGCCTCGTGA
- a CDS encoding CoA transferase: MAGRVLEGIRVLDLTRVVAGPFATAILADLGADVIKIERPRTGDDYRHGPSREGHTSLAFENTNRGKRSVTLDVGTPAGRDVFLRLVERADVVVDNFRAGWMAAHGLGPDVLRARNPRLVVAALSGFGATGPRAGQASYDIVAQASGGLMAMTGFPDGPPVRGGGALADFVGGLYLALGVVAGVCDRDRTGSGRTLDLSNQDAVFAITDSWATIAAGLGMRAERVGNQHSFSAPYDALEARDGWIAVGTASNKLFRRLCAAIGRPELARDERYKHHRARARHRREVNALVGAWVRERTCDEVLRALGPDGADVPCAKVARPDELIDDPQLHARGMIERHPHSALGEIVLHGNPLRFSGAAPRARALAPALGEHNREVFAEVGLDAADLERLAADGVV; the protein is encoded by the coding sequence GTGGCCGGCCGCGTTCTCGAAGGCATCCGGGTGCTCGACCTCACGCGCGTGGTCGCGGGGCCGTTCGCGACCGCCATCCTCGCCGACCTCGGTGCGGACGTGATCAAGATCGAACGCCCGCGGACCGGCGATGACTATCGTCACGGCCCTTCTCGGGAGGGGCACACGTCGCTCGCCTTCGAGAACACCAACCGCGGCAAGCGTTCGGTCACGCTCGACGTCGGGACGCCGGCGGGGCGCGACGTCTTCCTGCGCCTGGTCGAGCGGGCGGACGTGGTCGTCGACAACTTCCGCGCCGGGTGGATGGCGGCGCACGGCCTCGGTCCCGACGTGCTGCGGGCGCGCAACCCCCGTCTCGTGGTCGCGGCGCTCTCGGGCTTCGGAGCGACGGGGCCGCGCGCCGGGCAGGCGTCGTACGACATCGTGGCGCAGGCGAGCGGCGGCCTCATGGCCATGACCGGCTTTCCCGACGGGCCTCCGGTCCGCGGCGGCGGAGCGCTCGCGGACTTCGTGGGCGGGCTCTATCTCGCGCTCGGCGTCGTCGCGGGCGTGTGCGACCGCGACCGCACGGGCAGCGGGCGCACGCTCGACCTCTCGAACCAGGATGCCGTGTTCGCGATCACCGATTCGTGGGCCACGATCGCCGCCGGGCTCGGTATGCGCGCCGAGCGCGTCGGCAACCAACACTCCTTCAGCGCGCCCTACGACGCGCTCGAAGCGCGTGACGGCTGGATCGCGGTCGGCACGGCGAGCAACAAGCTCTTCCGGAGGCTCTGCGCCGCGATCGGACGTCCGGAGCTCGCGCGCGACGAGCGCTACAAGCACCACCGCGCCCGGGCGCGGCACCGGCGCGAGGTGAACGCGCTCGTGGGCGCGTGGGTACGCGAGCGGACCTGCGACGAGGTGCTGCGGGCGCTCGGACCCGACGGCGCCGACGTGCCGTGCGCCAAGGTCGCGCGCCCCGACGAGCTCATCGACGACCCGCAACTCCACGCACGCGGCATGATCGAGCGTCATCCGCATTCCGCGCTCGGCGAGATCGTGCTGCACGGCAATCCGTTGCGGTTCTCCGGGGCGGCGCCGCGGGCGCGCGCGCTCGCGCCGGCGCTCGGTGAGCACAATCGGGAGGTCTTCGCCGAGGTCGGCCTCGATGCGGCCGACCTCGAGCGCCTGGCGGCGGACGGCGTCGTCTGA
- a CDS encoding acyl-CoA/acyl-ACP dehydrogenase — MRFALSDDQALLRSSTRDFLGSELPIEKSRAVMEHSKAGYDPAEWRRLAEMGYVGLVLPARVGGQGLGAVELAIVLEEMGRVCVPGPFLDVVLAASLVADGGVDDALVRDVVAGEKLVAIARHDAPFAGPAATTVRANGGRVRGVKYFVPFAASADALVATTVDGLVLVDGPFEATPLQTLDLAQRFGDIVLDHAAKPLGASADLVRVDRLGAVGASAMLLGLMSRCLETTLEYVRTRQAFERPIGAFQALQHRMADMLLKVESTRSAVYRAAWSFDTDAPEAPLACAAAKAYAGDSARHVCGEAIQMHGGIGFTWELDLHFYFKRAKTLEQHYGSTEAQLEAALVAAGY; from the coding sequence ATGAGATTCGCGCTTTCCGACGACCAGGCCCTGTTGCGCAGCTCGACGCGCGACTTCCTCGGTAGCGAGCTCCCCATCGAGAAGAGCCGCGCGGTCATGGAGCATTCCAAGGCGGGCTACGACCCGGCGGAGTGGCGGCGGCTCGCCGAGATGGGCTACGTCGGCCTCGTGCTGCCGGCGCGCGTCGGCGGGCAGGGGCTCGGCGCCGTCGAGCTCGCCATCGTCCTCGAGGAGATGGGCCGCGTCTGCGTGCCGGGCCCGTTCCTCGACGTCGTGCTCGCCGCGTCGCTGGTGGCGGATGGCGGTGTCGACGACGCGCTCGTGCGCGACGTCGTGGCCGGCGAGAAGCTCGTCGCGATCGCGCGTCACGACGCGCCGTTCGCGGGACCCGCCGCGACGACCGTGCGCGCGAACGGCGGACGCGTGCGCGGCGTCAAGTATTTCGTGCCGTTCGCGGCGAGCGCCGACGCTCTCGTGGCGACGACGGTGGACGGGCTCGTCCTGGTCGACGGACCGTTCGAGGCGACGCCGCTCCAGACGCTCGACCTCGCGCAGCGCTTCGGCGACATCGTCCTCGATCACGCGGCGAAGCCGCTCGGCGCCTCGGCGGACCTCGTGCGCGTCGATCGGTTGGGGGCGGTCGGCGCGAGCGCGATGCTGCTCGGGCTCATGAGCCGGTGCCTCGAGACGACGCTCGAGTACGTGCGGACGCGGCAAGCGTTCGAGCGGCCGATCGGCGCCTTCCAGGCGCTGCAGCACCGCATGGCCGACATGCTGTTGAAGGTCGAGTCGACGCGCTCGGCGGTCTATCGCGCCGCGTGGAGCTTCGACACCGACGCGCCGGAGGCGCCGCTCGCGTGCGCCGCCGCGAAGGCCTACGCCGGCGACTCGGCGCGCCACGTCTGCGGCGAGGCGATCCAGATGCACGGCGGCATCGGCTTCACGTGGGAGCTCGACTTGCACTTCTATTTCAAGCGCGCGAAGACGCTCGAGCAGCACTACGGCTCGACGGAGGCACAGCTCGAGGCGGCGCTCGTCGCGGCGGGCTACTGA
- a CDS encoding TIGR03564 family F420-dependent LLM class oxidoreductase, with the protein MKIGIGIGELGGAPADVDGMIAQARRAEADGFASAWLAHIFGFDAIMMSALCARETSRIEIGTAVVPTFPRHPTAMAQQAMTAQAIARGRFTLGIGLSHQVLIETMLGLSFAKPYSHMKEYLEVLVPLMRTGTAMHQGGEYRVAASLNVPGGQPCQILVAALAPKMLALTGTVADGTITWMTGPKTIRDHTVPRLDEAAAAVGRPKPRVVVGLPVAITKDPAAARRAAARQFAIYGTLPSYRAMLDREGAQGPGDVVIAGDESAVGAELARLAAAGATDLFWAPCRVEGDDDAIARTREFLAKLGRTSAV; encoded by the coding sequence ATGAAGATCGGCATCGGCATCGGTGAGCTCGGCGGCGCCCCCGCCGACGTGGACGGCATGATCGCGCAGGCCAGGCGGGCCGAGGCCGACGGCTTCGCGAGCGCGTGGCTCGCGCACATCTTCGGCTTCGACGCGATCATGATGAGCGCGCTCTGCGCCCGCGAGACGAGCCGCATCGAGATCGGGACCGCGGTCGTACCAACCTTCCCGCGCCATCCGACCGCCATGGCGCAACAGGCGATGACGGCGCAGGCGATCGCCCGCGGCCGCTTCACGCTCGGCATCGGCCTTTCGCATCAGGTCTTGATCGAGACGATGCTCGGCCTCTCCTTCGCGAAGCCCTACAGCCACATGAAGGAGTACCTCGAGGTCCTCGTCCCCCTCATGCGGACCGGGACCGCGATGCACCAGGGCGGCGAGTATCGGGTGGCGGCGAGCTTGAACGTCCCGGGCGGCCAGCCCTGCCAGATCCTGGTGGCGGCGCTGGCGCCGAAGATGCTGGCCCTCACCGGCACCGTGGCGGACGGCACGATCACCTGGATGACGGGTCCGAAGACGATCCGCGATCATACGGTGCCGCGGCTCGACGAGGCGGCCGCGGCGGTCGGCCGACCGAAGCCGCGCGTCGTGGTCGGGCTCCCCGTCGCGATCACCAAGGATCCGGCCGCGGCACGGCGGGCGGCCGCGCGGCAATTCGCGATCTACGGAACCCTCCCTTCGTACCGCGCGATGCTCGATCGCGAAGGCGCGCAGGGCCCCGGCGACGTCGTCATCGCCGGAGACGAGTCGGCCGTCGGGGCCGAGCTCGCGCGGCTCGCCGCCGCCGGCGCGACCGACCTCTTCTGGGCGCCGTGTCGGGTCGAGGGCGACGACGACGCGATCGCGCGTACGCGGGAGTTCCTGGCGAAGCTCGGGCGCACTTCAGCCGTCTGA